A genomic stretch from Strongyloides ratti genome assembly S_ratti_ED321, chromosome : 1 includes:
- a CDS encoding Integrator complex subunit 3, whose product MESTPLSYHFQSKIFLLDSRFQVPETNIEEHWIKILNDVNVRLGDVKSDEEALSVFQTNFSSELSDKNSLPILTRGCLYGYLTDESNDAKYFYLLKSLALAEKDEVAWTHLCISMNQLVLDHFHILNVSARNKLFSLINRMINENIMIVTTTVTNIFHALCGKDYKREKDNLKALNELCTLLLHFKKSDFCNSSKNKDICFLYSASLMILSRILMEYAKAENSEIAMKSPIAEFIIFILTEKTCELPVMGRELFLVFRTLSKINDIDIIIRKLLQTHFLKDTKNYTLLDEIAFKPSAPALFTRIVPMLLGRKISFICSHIPPGINVIPLRHMNIFYENYISGPQATSLAGEVLRYVMYSRDLLTFGQNKASNIVTCDKRVSFICMLMNMFIKNNSDFSYLVQRLVWDICFYNENFESEFIVGDKSVTSEFFKLFSIPCKVILFYLSTAQTPQISIIFDVIFQICDSYKGNSVNCYNSFGNYLKVLKKHSFIKEPLDILEHGKITASVKERLKKHLPEFYPNKVNIPKPTNLMMNDNSVGPRFIPPSKFTQKGDLSNSLNKMAIKSSTSLTNYNNTSTDVTKESKKDLFNKLKNNMKSNMVENGKNMKDDNSVSEGRKPLLSYDKDNEKNKIPKSIKSEKNSIDVAICKLPNELQQLFINMTENIDINLEDSGNHMLSILTYLTENSNNVGESLPPLLCDAFSITFDNFFKQESFIPEKIDKNRQKEFFMHPFFVLPRMINTLESSDEARNLLLTLLSLLVKKVSQTGFLVLFFLNEEEGNENINSMKSTLYKDLWRILDVNSFEEQLGHDLKLCNTCDHVLFFKCLQYAFKKYQNEYLASVSLMKLMFYSLDPNQLTNLLEIIVDDDDIAIFTKSSFPNILLDSVSWPDYAQRNLWDLIDSQDIHFDWYVPCMHKLDIEKSPILRRKLYILFAYHPSPLLQMIKNIFLRSTNDKLPSMYLKITIGSEEAGEKLLTHLGQLLVKSLEKGEIYDNNENGKIRKISLELIYSHLNTFITQFYKSNSEDAVIQDFFNDKVIKKHFQCIKNQPSCYKLRQKYQKLLSTIDMFLNVKGSPKSNRRRRVRNNSCNDTEKIKPKRRRVDIDSDSESSDLD is encoded by the exons ATGGAAAGTACACCATTATCTTACCATTTTCAATctaagatatttttattagattCTCGTTTTCAAGTACCTGAAACAAATATTGAAGAA caTTGGATAAAAATCCTAAACGATGTTAATGTTAGGCTGGGTGATGTTAAAAGTGACGAAGAAGCATTATCTGTTTTTCAGACAAATTTTTCTTCTGAATTATctgataaaaattctttaccAATTTTGACAAGAGGATGTTTATATGGATACTTGACAGATGAAAGTAATGATGCAAAA tatttttatttattgaagtCACTTGCACTTGCTGAAAAAGATGAGGTAGCATGGACACATTTATGTATATCTATGAACCAATTAGTATTGGATCATTTTCACATACTCAATGTGTCAGcaagaaataaattattttcattaataaatagaatgataaatgaaaatataatgattgtAACGACAACAGTAACAAACATATTTCATGCATTGTGTGGAAAAGATTATAAACGTGAAAAAGATAATCTTAAAGCTTTAAATGAGCTTTGTACTTTATTactacattttaaaaaatctgaTTTTTGTAATTCAAGTAAGAATAAGgatatatgttttttatatagtGCAAGTTTAATGATACTAAGTCGAATTTTAATGGAATATGCTAAAGCTGAAAATTCAGAAATAGCTATGAAAAGTCCTATTGCagaatttataatatttattttaacagaAAAAACATGTGAATTACCAGTTATGGGAAGAGAactatttttagtatttagaacattaagtaaaataaatgacatagatattataataagaaaattacTGCAaacacattttttaaaagatactaaaaattatactttattaGATGAAATAGCATTTAAACCTTCTGCACCTGCTTTATTTACAAGAATTGTACCAATGCTTTTGGgtagaaaaatttcattcATCTGTTCACATATTCCACCAGGTATTAATGTTATACCATTGCGacatatgaatattttttatgaaaattatatttctgGTCCACAAGCAACATCATTGGCTGGAGAAGTTTTAAGGTATGTCATGTATTCACGTGATTTGTTGACATTTGGGCAAAACAAAGCCTCGAATATTGTAACATGTGATAAACGTGTATCTTTTATATGTATGCTGATgaatatgtttataaaaaataattctgaTTTTTCATATCTTGTTCAACGTCTTGTATGGGATATTTGCTTTTACaatgaaaattttgaatCTGAATTTATTGTTGGTGATAAATCAGTTACCtcagaattttttaaacttttttcaatTCCATGTAAagtgattttattttatttaagcACTGCTCAAACACCAcaaatatcaataatttttgatgtaATATTTCAAATCTGTGATTCATATAAAGGAAATTCTGTTAATTGCTATAATTCATTTGGAAATTATTtgaaagtattaaaaaaacattcttttattaaagaacCATTAGATATATTAGAACATGGAAAAATTACTGCTAGTGTTAaagaaagattaaaaaaacatttaccTGAATTTTATCcaaataaagttaatataCCAAAACCAACTAATTTAATGATGAATGATAATAGTGTTGGGCCAAGATTTATACCACCTTCAAAATTTACGCAAAAAGGTGATTTAAGTaatagtttaaataaaatggcTATTAAATCTTCTACTTCattaacaaattataataatacaagTACTGATGTTACAAAAGAAtctaaaaaagatttatttaataaacttaaaaataatatgaaatCTAATATGGTtgaaaatggaaaaaatatGAAAGATGATAATTCTGTTAGTGAAGGAAGAAAACCATTATTAAGTTATGATaaagataatgaaaaaaacaaaataccaaaaagtataaaaagtgaaaaaaattctattgaTGTTGCTATTTGTAAATTACCTAATGAATTAcaacaattatttattaacatgACAGAAAATATTGACATTAACTTAGAAGATTCTGGAAATCATATGCTTAGTATACTAACATACTTAACAGAAAATTCCAATAATGTTGGAGAAAGTTTACCTCCTTTATTGTGTGACGCTTTTTCAATtacttttgataatttttttaaacaagaATCATTTATTCctgaaaaaattgataaaaataggcagaaagaattttttatgCATCCATTTTTTGTTCTTCCAAGAATGATTAATACACTAGAATCGAGTGATGAAGcaagaaatttattattaactttaCTTTCATTACTAGTAAAAAAAGTTAGTCAAACTGgttttttagtattattctttttaaatgaagAGGAGggtaatgaaaatataaattctaTGAAAAGTACATTATATAAAGATTTATGGAGAATTTTGGATGTTAATTCTTTTGAGGAACAATTAGGGcatgatttaaaattatgtaataCTTGTGATcatgtattatttttcaaatgtcTTCAGTAtgcttttaaaaagtatcaAAATGAGTATTTGGCATCTGTTTCATTAATGAAATTGATGTTTTATTCTTTAGATCCAAATCAATTGACAAATCTTCTAGAAATTATTGTAGATGATGATGATATAgcaatatttacaaaatctAGTTTTCCCAATATATTACTTGATTCTGTTTCATGGCCAGATTATGCTCAAAGAAATTTATGGGATTTAATTGATAGTCAAGACATTCATTTTGATTGGTATGTTCCATGTATGCATAAACTTGATATTGAAAAGTCACCAATATTAAGAAgaaaattgtatattttatttgctTATCATCCATCTCCACTACTACAAATGATTAAGAATATATTCCTAAGATCaacaaatgataaattacCTTCAATgtacttaaaaataacaattggTAGTGAAGAAGCAggtgaaaaattattaacacaTTTAGGGCAACTTCTCGTTAAATCATTAGAGAAAGGTGAAATTTATGATAACAATGAAAATggaaaaataagaaaaatatcactagaattaatttattctcatttaaatacatttataacgcaattttataaatctaATAGTGAAGATGCTGTGATacaagatttttttaatgataaagtaattaaaaaacattttcaatgtattaaaaatcaaCCAAGTTGTTATAAACTTCGtcaaaaatatcaaaaattactTTCAACAATAGATATGTTTTTGAATGTTAAAGGTTCACCAAAATCAAATAGAAGACGAAGAGTAAGAAATAATTCATGTAATGATactgaaaaaataaaaccaaAAAGAAGGAGAGTTGACATTGATAGTGATAGTGAATCATCTGATTTGGATTGA
- a CDS encoding Alkyl hydroperoxide reductase subunit C/ Thiol specific antioxidant domain and Thioredoxin-like fold domain and Peroxiredoxin, C-terminal domain and Peroxiredoxin, AhpC-type family-containing protein → MYREHSIYNMSKTIIGKPAPEFTLEGVFEYDFKMISLNDYKGKYVVLFFYPNDFTFVCPTEIIAFSERIKEFEEIDTVVLACSCDSKYSHFAWLSMARKEGGLGEMNIPVLSDFTKKVARDYGVLKEDEGSSFRGLFIIDREGILRQITINDMSVGRSVDETLRLVKAFQFTDKYGEVCPANWKPGDKTIKPTIADGKQFFKEQNEQ, encoded by the exons ATGTATAGAGAACAT agtatatataatatgtcaaaaacaattattgGTAAACCAGCACCAGAATTTACATTAGAAGGTGTTTTTGagtatgattttaaaatgatatctttaaatgattataaagGAAAGTATGTTGTCTTGTTTTTTTATCCAAATGATTT tacATTCGTCTGCCCAACAGAAATAATAGCATTTTCAGAAAGAATTAAAGAATTTGAGGAAATAGATACTGTTGTCTTGGCTTGTAGTTGTGATTCAAAGTATAGTCATTTTGCCTGGTTATCAATGGCACGTAAAGAAGGTGGCCTCGGTGAAATGAATATTCCTGTTTTATCtgattttacaaaaaaagttgCAAGAGACTATGGTGTTTTAAAAGAAGATGAAGGTTCATCTTTTAGAGGATTATTCATAATAGATCGTGAAGGAATCTTAAGACAAATAACAATTAATGATATGTCTGTTGGTAGATCAGTTGATGAAACTCTTCGATTAGTTAAAGCCTTTCAATTTACAGATAAATATGGAGAGGTTTGTCCTGCCAACTGGAAACCAGGtgataaaacaattaaaccAACTATTGCGGATGGTAAACAATTTTTCAAAGAACAAAATGAACAATAA
- a CDS encoding Trafficking protein particle complex subunit 5, translated as MLKTNKNTGILDKTLNKSRPKISITPYVFLFGEIVKYAQHKAKNTTDFQEILSNFGKFVGRKSHDSIYLKEKGYKRDTKFHNVLLFIKGPMWKNLWGKEVDKVERSNEDPCKYFFFEKDPVINTYISQRKDKTDINCATFNAGIIEAILTELGYLCKVSAHWHNGTTYMILFEEDYPSKETFSKTK; from the exons atgtTAAAAACGAATAAAAATACTGGAATTCTTGATAAAACATTGAATAAATCACGGCCAAAA ATTAGTATAACACCATATGTATTTCTTTTTGGggaaattgttaaatatgcCCAACATAAAGCAAAAAATACAACAGATTTCCAGGAAAT TTTGTCAAATTTTGGAAAATTTGTTGGAAGAAAAAGTCATGattcaatatatttaaaagaaaaaggaTATAAACGGGATACAAAATTTCATAATGTACTTCTATTTATCAAAGGTCCAATGTGGAAAAATTTATGGGGTAAAGAGGTTGACAAGGTAGAAAGAAGTAATGAAGATccatgtaaatattttttctttgaaaAAGATCCTGTtattaatacatatatatcaCAGAGAAAAGATAAAACAGATATTAATTGTGCCACTTTTAATGCCGGAATAATAGAGGCTATATTGACg gAATTAGGATATCTTTGCAAAGTAAGTGCACATTGGCATAATGGAACTACATACATGATTCTTTTTGAGGAAGATTACCCCTCAAAAGAAACATTTtctaaaacaaaataa
- a CDS encoding Sodium/calcium exchanger 2 has translation MTFGRLSPCLIPIVLLVIIIYLSQSVEAGTNCSAADATRNCIDGLIVPIWRPFLDLTIEDRFIRGTIYFVIIAYMFLGVSIVADRFMSSIEVITSMERTVVVKRPGLEPMKVTVRIWNDTVSNLTLMALGSSAPEILLSIIEVIARGFEAGDLGPNTIVGSAAFNLFMIIAICVSAVPSTEIRRQKHLDVFFVTATWSVFAYIWLYLILSFFSPGVIEIWEGLLTFAFFPLTVLTAYIADIKIIQRRFLPRKYRRSSHGMIVTEGEEMKMLEDATDPAVKAFEEHRREFIETMREIRRKNPHIDPVELQKQAEYEMISKGPKTRAFYRVQATRRLIGGGDIVKKRLDKEHDKNLDAIIQAQEKQARQNTCRIFFDPAHYTILENVGTFDVVVGRDGGPEGLTVMVDYYTEDGTANSGSDYIPVKGTLTFYPEDKHQRISIEIVDDDVFEEDEHFYLHLKNLRVRTKDGLILDPTRIGGIPVAQIETPATATIMILDDDHAGVYSFEHDHFQAVESCGHISVRVQRTSGCRGKVIIPYKTSDGTGIAGKHYEAKEGELVFEDNQTEAFIEIGIIDTEQYERSDYFFLELGPPIWAKKMSDLSKIQERFHRRMERKRGSVTSSSVDDKEEDEKHQHRLAKKLEEWFSNNKKEDFSEAPYDLTQDQLEVAELGKPRLGEFRKCQITIKESKEFQSVVDRMLKTANTSLMLGTSSWREQFIDALTVSAGDDDDDDNDDDVESKSGSAVSLPKQPTTFDYVMHFLCVPWKLAFATIPPTEYWGGWACFVVSIVMIGMLTALIGDLASQFGCWVGLKDAVTAITFVALGTSVPDTFASKVAAIQDKYADSSIGNVTGSNGVNVFLGIGIAWTMAAVYHWYHGRVFYVNPGTLAFSVTIFCIEAVICIAVIVLRRHKSVGGELGGPLRYKVLTSGFFICLWLFYIGVSSLESYCYIAGF, from the exons ATGACATTCGGTAGGCTATCTCCATGCCTAATACCGATCGTCCTTCTGGTCATAATTATTTACCTTTCACAGTCAGTTGAAGCCGGTACTAATTGTTCTGCTGCTGATGCTACAAGAAATTGTATTGATGGTTTAATTGTACCAATATGGAGACCATTTCTAGATCTTACAATTGAAGATAGATTTATAAGAGgtacaatatattttgtaataattgcCTACATGTTTTTGGGTGTTTCTATTGTTGCTGATAGATTTATGAGTTCAATTGAAGTTATCACAag tatgGAACGAACTGTTGTAGTTAAAAGACCTGGTCTTGAACCAATGAAAGTAACAGTTAGGATATGGAATGATACAGTTTctaatttaacattaatgGCTCTTGGTTCATCTGCTCCTGAAATTCTTTTATCAATCATTGAAGTTATAGCTCGTGGATTTGAGGCTGGTGATCTTGGACCAAATACAATTGTTGGATCTGCTgcatttaatctttttatgaTTATTGCTATATGTGTTTCTGCTGTTCCATCAACTGAAATTCGTAGGCAAAAACATTTAGATGTATTTTTTGTTACAGCTACATGGTCTGTATTTGCATATATATGGCTTTACCTAattctttcatttttttcacCTGGTGTTATTGAAATTTGGGAAGGTCTTCTTACATTTGCATTTTTCCCATTAACTGTATTAACTGCTTATATTGctgatattaaaattattcaaagaAGATTTTTACCAAGAAAATATCGTAGATCATCACATGGAATGATTGTAACTGAAGGAGAAGAAATGAAGATGTTAGAAG ATGCTACTGATCCCGCAGTCAAAGCTTTTGAGGAACATAGACGTGAATTTATTGAAACAATGAGAGAaataagaagaaaaaatCCTCATATTGATCCTGTTGAATTACAAAAACAAGCTGAATATGAAATGATTAGTAAAGGACCAAAAACTAGGGCATTTTATCGTGTTCAGGCAACAAGACGCCTTATTGGAGGTGGagatattgttaaaaaacgTTTGGATAAAGAACATGATAAAAATCTTGATGCt attatTCAAGCCCAAGAAAAACAGGCACGCCAAAATACATGTAGAATTTTCTTTGATCCAGCACATTATacaattttagaaaatgttGGTACATTTGATGTTGTTGTTGGGCGTGATGGAGGACCAGAAGGACTTACAGTTATGGTTGATTATTACACTGAAGATGGAACTGCAAACTCAGGAAGTGACTACATTCCTGTTAAAGGAACTCTAACATTTTATCCAGAAGATAAACATCAAAGAATTTCAATTGAAATTGTTGATGATGATGTCTTTGAGGAAGAtgaacatttttatttacatctTAAAAATCTTCGTGTAAGAACTAAGGATGGTCTTATTTTAGACCCAACAAGAATTGGAGGAATTCCAGTAGCACAAATTGAAACACCTGCTACTGCAACAATTATGATATTAGATGATGATCATGCTGGTGTTTATTCTTTTGAACATGATCATTTTCAAGCTGTTGAATCATGTGGTCATATATCTGTTAGAGTTCAAAGAACAAGTGGATGTAGAGGAAAAGTTATCATTCCTTATAa aaCTTCTGATGGTACCGGAATTGCTGGAAAACATTATGAAGCTAAAGAGGGAGAACTTGTTTTCGAAGACAATCAAACAGAAGCTTTTATTGAAATAGGAATTATTGATACCGAACAATATGAAAGAAGTGATTACTTTTTCCTTGAATTGGGTCCTCCAATATGGGCTAAGAAAATGTCTG ATTTATCTAAAATACAAGAACGTTTCCATCGTCGGATGGAAAGAAAGCGTGGATCAGTGACATCATCAAGTGTTGATGATAAAG AAGAAGATGAGAAACATCAACATAGATTGGCTAAAAAGTTAGAGGAATGGTTCTCTAATAACAAGAAAGAAG atTTTTCTGAAGCTCCATATGATTTAACTCAGGATCAATTAGAAGTAGCTGAATTAGGAAAACCAAGACTTGGAGAATTTAGAAAATGTCAAATTACAATTAAGGAATCAAAAGAATTTCAATCTGTTGTTGATCGCATGCTTAAAACTGCCAATACATCTCTTATGCTTGGAACAAGCAGTTGGCGTGAACAATTTATTGATGCACTTACTGTATCAGCTGgagatgatgatgatgacgACAATGATGATGATGTAGAATCTAAATCAGGATCAGCTGTTAGCCTTCCAAAACAACCAACAACATTTGATTATGTAATGCACTTCCTTTGTGTGCCATGGAAACTTGCTTTTGCAACAATACCTCCAACAGAATATTGGGGTGGTTGGGCATGTTTTGTTGTGTCAATTGTTATGATTGGTATGTTAACAGCACTTATTGGTGATTTAGCATCACAATTTGGATGTTGGGTTGGATTAAAGGATGCCGTAACTGCCATTACTTTTGTAGCTTTAGGAACATCAGTTCCAGATACTTTTGCATCAAAAGTTGCTGCTATTCAAGATAAGTATGCTGATTCATCTATTGGTAATGTAACAGGATCAAATGGTGTAAATGTATTTTTGGGAATTGGTATTGCTTGGACAATGGCTGCTGTATATCATTGGTATCATGGTAGAGTATTTTATGTTAATCCAGGAACACTTGCTTTTTCTGTAACTATTTTCTGTATTGAAGCTGTCATTTGTATTGCAGTTATTGTGTTAAGAAGACACAAATCTGTTGGTGGTGAATTAGGAGGACCATTAAGATATAAAGTTCTTACATCAGGATTCTTTATCTGTTTATGGTTATTCTATATTGGAGTATCTTCTTTAGAATCTTACTGTTACATTGCcggtttttaa